Proteins co-encoded in one Cardiocondyla obscurior isolate alpha-2009 linkage group LG24, Cobs3.1, whole genome shotgun sequence genomic window:
- the Urm1 gene encoding ubiquitin-related modifier 1 gives MTAAVLPLTIEFGGGAELLFEGKKRHEVDLPGVEWTLRQLLHWLRDNLLTERPELFIQDDTVRPGILVLVNDADWELLGEGDYKLNPRDRVLFISTLHGG, from the exons ATGACGGCGGCCGTGTTACCTCTCACAATCGAGTTCGG GGGTGGGGCAGAGCTGCTGTTCGAGGGGAAGAAGCGGCACGAGGTGGACTTACCTGGCGTGGAGT GGACGCTGAGACAACTGCTGCACTGGCTGCGAGATAACCTCTTGACCGAGCGGCCGGAACTTTTCATCCAGGACGACACGGT gagACCAGGCATCTTGGTTCTAGTGAACGATGCCGATTGGGAATTGTTG ggTGAAGGCGATTATAAACTAAATCCACGGGACAGGGTGCTCTTTATCTCGACGTTGCACGGAGGATAA
- the LOC139111462 gene encoding putative leucine-rich repeat-containing protein DDB_G0290503 isoform X2, whose protein sequence is MKKRQRLSAKNSSFSQKYSHVIHERLPTKAKSSQDSKRHSFRQSYFELPENYGYRDTSYLKKDVFDSLESLFDIKKPLKLCDVSSLTYQYCEQKSSNLFHAIKSEPNVETLFLQSFSPTNSKEYKKYDRVKIEQYAEDRIKTNEKPNLPLELSKSAELQLNDLIWNEKHFSVNMAENETPNGEIQADEENEPINEDISVNEEFAATVNDLKENETIIEQKDEDQIKDETKDENILIENKTDDKDDIEESEANDKLDEKKINDQDKIEENDLPEEQASYSISIPSKIMEDEVAESEDSVITDDIIIKLKIMNERCIQLTDEIQELKREVSELLEKPALTEEDSFIIDKKQNVLKSKLAELEQLMQKLQKTREQVELNNIEQDEVKKDKEPFEEILKKDRFEISQIQYPEDKLPRIIVCGYTDGLPKLVVADTERKGREKCYKKLTGKLTESLTMQEKLVKENAQLEDGRYKLEEVLLEKDKAVESLQKKVCGLQAQMRIIIKENMELSCQLATLNKLETRPTAYTYPDGFSSLTSPVLSARPHTSTQHKNDVYCRCKCCLQSPFVENLSPTTGTTCNSPRLTGGGSTTKDHYSADSNSLQNIEMCSRGPTVAKELLSRGTCPAELEDKLVFYNVNTKQLGEQLDSMETEVHNMKMELANVQLERQQLEQQRKLLKCTGPCAPCTCCPPPTSTCVTSAPGLPLSSIASKVPTVSAQITTQAPMCIGSCTNAAVGTSIYPQQQLRDLREQYARLQDDYKSKLCEVSCMRTEAEKLKQDTRDAKEEKERMEIKLIDVQERLKFLEAEKGKLEGYKEHLIEQEQALMVAKQRFREAQDELEEFRSLNQDQTIQLEDYRKKYLQAQQQVEEQRRQLDLMEMDNARMNENVTLEIGRVKNQFQEKLAELAPLPDILKQMQIKMQEAQQMRLLAERNCEDLSRELLGCKDKIQTLQNQLDVLRTENQALQVAACHISRNLCIQRHTSS, encoded by the exons ATGaag AAACGACAACGTCTGAGTGCCAAAAATTCTTCTTTCTCACAAAAATATTCCCATGTTATACACGAACGTCTACCAACAAAAGCAAAGAGTTCTCAGGATTCAAAGAGACACAGCTTCAGACAAAGCTATTTTGAGCTTCCAGAAAATTATGGATATCGTGATACGtcgtatttaaaaaaggaTGTGTTTGATTCCCTGGAATCTCTCTTTGACATAAAGAAACCATTAAAACTGTGTGATGTATCATCTTTAACATACCAGTACTGTGAACAAAAATCAAGCAACTTATTTCATGCTATAAAATCGGAACCTAACGTGgaaacattatttttgcaaagcTTTTCACCAACAAACTCCAAAgag TACAAAAAATACGACAGAGTTAAAATAGAACAATATGCAGAAGATCGTATAAAAACAAACGAAAAACCAAACCTCCCATTGGAATTGTCAAAATCGGCGGAATTGCaattaaacgatttaatttggaatgaaaaacatttctcagt aAATATGGCTGAAAATGAAACACCGAACGGCGAAATACAAGCAGACGAAGAAAACGAACCAATAAATGAGGACATTAGTGTAAACGAAGAATTTGCTGCAACAGTAAACGATCttaaagaaaacgaaacaatAATTGAACAAAAAGACGAAGATCAGATAAAAGATGAGACTAAAGATGAAAATATacttatagaaaataaaactgacgATAAAGATGATATTGAAGAAAGTGAGGCAAATGACAAACTcgacgaaaaaaagattaatgatcaagataaaattgaagaaaatgaTTTACCTGAAGAACAAGCATCCTATAGTATTTCCATTCCATCTAAAATTATGGAAG aCGAAGTGGCAGAATCTGAAGACTCTGTTATAACCgatgatataataataaaattaaaaataatgaatgaGAGATGCATTCAGTTAACAGATGAAATCCAAGAATTAAAGCGTGAAGTTTCCGAGTTATtagaa AAACCTGCGCTAACAGAAGAGGACTCATtcataattgataaaaaacaaaatgttctTAAATCAAAATTAGCTGAATTAGAgcaattaatgcaaaaattacaGAAG ACACGAGAACAAGTAGAACTAAATAACATAGAACAAGATGAGgtgaaaaaagataaagaaccATTCGAAGAGATTCTGAAAAAAGATCGCTTTGAAATATCGCAAATACAATATCCTGAAGATAA acTTCCAAGAATAATTGTTTGTGGTTACACGGACGGGCTTCCAAAACTCGTGGTAGCGGATACTGAAAGGAAAGGcagagaaaaatgttataaaaaattaactggaAAATTAACAGAATCTTTAACGATGCAAGAAAAATTAGTTAAAGAAAATGCGCAGCTGGAAGATGGAAG GTACAAACTAGAAGAAGTGTTgttagaaaaagataaagctGTTGAAAGTTTACAAAAGAAGGTATGCGGTCTACAAGCACAAATGCGtataattatcaaagaaaatatGGAGTTGAGCTGTCAATTAGCTACTTTGAATAAACTAGAGACTAGACCTACTGCTTACACCTACCCAGATGGATTTTCTTCATTAACATCACCGGTGTTATCTGCGCGTCCGCATACTAGTACACAACACAAGAACGACGTTTATTGCCGATGCAAGTGCTGTTTACAATCACCATTTGTTGAAAACTTATCGCCTACAACAGGAACTACATGCA ATTCACCGAGACTTACAGGAGGTGGTTCAACAACAAAAGATCATTATTCTGCAGATAGCAACAGTTTGCAAAACATAGAGATGTGTTCTAGAGGCCCAACCGTTGCCAAGGAACTGCTTTCTCGGGGAACGTGTCCTGCAGAATTAGAAGATAAACTTGTGTTTTATAACGTTAACACTAAACAatta ggAGAACAATTAGATAGTATGGAAACTGAGGTACATAACATGAAAATGGAATTAGCAAATGTACAACTGGAACGGCAACAATTGGAACAACAACGTAAGTTACTAAAATGCACAGGACCTTGTGCACCATGTACTTGTTGCCCACCTCCAACTTCGACATGTGTGACATCCGCACCGGGACTTCCGTTATCGTCTATTGCCTCAAAAGTTCCTACTGTGTCTGCTCAA ATAACTACACAGGCTCCCATGTGCATTGGTTCTTGTACAAACGCAGCTGTG GGTACCAGTATTTACCCTCAACAGCAATTGCGCGATCTTCGCGAACAATATGCCCGGCTTCAGGATGATTATAAAAGCAAGTTATGCGAAGTATCATGTATGAGAACAGAAGCGGAGAAACTCAAGCAAGATACGCGCGATGcaaaagaagagaaggagcgcatggaaataaaattaatagatgtTCAAGAACGATTAAAGTTCTTAGAAGCTGAAAAGGGAAAACTCGaag GTTATAAGGAACATCTCATTGAGCAAGAACAGGCTCTGATGGTAGCTAAGCAACGATTTCGAGAAGCGCAAGATGAATTAGAAGAGTTTCGTTCTTTGAATCAAGATCAAACTATCCAACTGGAGGATTATCGCAAGAAAtatttgcaa gcCCAACAACAAGTAGAGGAACAACGCAGACAGCTAGATCTTATGGAAATGGATAATGCGCGAATGAATGAGAATGTTACTTTGGAAATTGGACGTGTTAAA AATCAATTTCAAGAGAAATTAGCCGAGCTTGCGCCGTTGCCCGATATCTTAAAAcagatgcaaataaaaatgcaagaaGCACAACAGATGCGCTTACTTGCTGAACGTAACTGTGAAGATTTATCGCGGGAATTATTAGGATGTAAAGACAAGATTCAAACTTTACAAAATCAGTTGGACGTATTGCGCACTGAAAATCAGGCACTTCAGGTTGCAGCTTGTCATATATCTCGTAACTTATGCATACAACGACATACGTCTTCATAA
- the LOC139111461 gene encoding putative leucine-rich repeat-containing protein DDB_G0290503, whose amino-acid sequence MSENSEHSPDDTETETKVMEDIPNNSSKSETKLMMNQMDAALLEDEEMPTYISMSSTTRPDDSDMNAKQSENESQTMERERSASPCPSDDQEANSIYVLSSGEETDVDQPPYNDEDDEDEYGDSDDMDNLELDNEFNSERSSNMKHLMDDEDDEEEDDEDDEDEEDSPRQMHNDDEGIEDNLEIDCYDGRSDDFLLNRRLKNRDKERSLSLQDLNAYRHDMNTEYLKKKHLQRYKPNYINIPEQQSIMYSMIQEKKRSVLGKYHYVQSKVKRYIKDIKEQNRHSLKKQHVEQQQENTNYNISNSNHKNNDTEKTKPVNIKTIKDYAEKTIKELEEISETYDSNVDKMAYSAMSPQIILNGQDNKNGLELIHEESTQNEIQITSYESTQNERDLANTDSKMQKQNGTIDIKQLKLNYPEKEISHFEDAVQPQLIQNGHQGTPAVHYHLRTLSYEEYMRGSSDSSQKTGLNKNAHVIEQDPIQPETYNNSDLMDISAENDDSCPLRIESIKSIKTMSDEAKTNNEQLIFKKINECSSNTTADSSEVTALKKKLTQKTVKYNNLLDTYQKQLMENLKMKQELDELRKTLAKYEKENKPPEQKVVSIQTDAVTESVHNQPQDESESTQTSQSNNKILGNSVISLSSIEQWSSGAGNLSISMKPPEVAKTLQSDDSIILTDNTPAKKHSLSRAFITSSRILQTLSSITQGKTKPENPLTQNSKKRINVNETMDLHSEDSSQPSSSKKRKIADIITPPNFLQAFIASESATESQSKLNEMSNIDSQFKNACDSINKNINFQASSSNTNASQLGATTSTTENKTNANDDAEDNVKCFIYHENENSKDRSFLILAEEPEKDKIIHEKGRIRECGPFLLGNIEVRMSEINGTINIWGKEISQESTAEIETETSSNAKDKSCHWQKTSHARFNGSNVVCSTSRKSKNPPKFELSSAASNFSCLHSPSFNIAKASCSTDKSHADKSYSPNMFSFENCDLSKHRNEWLRCKRTQPQEKLHSCCIHNTDTSEEKCNCSLHKQKFEDNFNCSKEKCSGQEHQRSFSKNLEPNKHLYENITPEEDHVCRNDTSCHHSLHNSESCQEPHKCNKETCELLINREFNELCNHSPNILSDEEPLISLQCSETPDTRRRRLTGKRVRGILMDLIRGCGDCYNPNVSDNTSKSCMHKKDSYLRCPPEVKISPCASPEPTYSRTGQPAGRCCHAYAQRIESQLEEFRMEMEKMRSRSDAILNMLNMLHSVDTN is encoded by the exons ATGTCGGAAAATAGCGAACACTCGCCTGACGACACCGAAACGGAGACGAAGGTGATGGAGGATATTCCTAACAACTCTTCGAAGAGCGAAACAAAGTTAATGATGAATCAGATGGATGCGGCTTTGCTCGAGGATGAGGAGATGCCGACGTATATCAGCATGTCCAGTACGACAAGACCAGATGACTCGGACATGAATGCAAAGCAGTCTGAGAATGAGTCGCAAACAATGGAGAGAGAACGTAGTGCAAGCCCCTGCCCTAGCGATGATCAAGAAGCGAATAGCATCTATGTTTTGTCATCTGGAGAAGAAACAGATGTTGATCAACCTCCCTATAATGATGAGGATGATGAAGATGAATATGGAGACAGCGATG ATATGGACAATTTAGAACTGGATAACGAATTTAATTCGGAACGTTCGAGTAACATGAAGCATTTGATGGATGACGAGGAtgatgaagaagaagacgacgaaGATGATGAAGATGAGGAAGACAGTCCTAGGCAAATGCATAATGATGATGAGGGTATTGAGGATAATTTAGAGATTGACTGTTACGATGGAAGATCCgatgattttcttttaaataggAGATTGAAAAATCGTGACAAAGAAAGAAGTCTTTCTCTTCAAGACTTGAATGCTTATAGACACGACATGAAtactgaatatttaaagaaaaaacactTGCAACGTTATAAGCcaaattatataaacattCCAGAACAGCAGTCTATTATGTATTCTATGATTCAAGAGAAAAAGCGATCGGTGTTAGGAAAATATCATTATGTACAAAGCAAAGTTAAACGTTATATCAAAGATATAAAAGAACAGAATAGGCATTCCCTGAAAAAACAACACGTGGAACAACAGCAGGAAAATACAAACTATAACATAAGTAACAGCAATCATAAAAACAACGATACAGAAAAAACGAAACCTGTAAACATTAAGACAATAAAAGATTATGCCGAAAAAACGATTAAAGAATTGGAGGAAATTTCAGAAACATATGATAGTAATGTTGATAAAATGGCTTACAGCGCTATGTCGccacaaataatattaaatggaCAAGATAATAAAAACGGTTTAGAATTAATACATGAAGAATCTACACAAAATGAAATTCAAATAACTTCATACGAATCGACACAAAATGAAAGAGATCTTGCAAATACAGATAGTAAAATGCAAAAACAAAATGGCacaattgatattaaacaattaaaattaaattaccctGAGAAAGAAATTTCACATTTTGAAGACGCGGTACAACCACAACTTATCCAAAACGGCCATCAAGGAACACCAGCGGTACATTACCATCTGCGAACTTTAAGTTACGAAGAATATATGCGCGGTTCTTCTGACTCTAGTCAAAAAACTGGTCTTAACAAAAATGCACATGTTATCGAACAAGATCCTATTCAACCtgaaacatataataattcaGATTTAATGGATATATCTGCAGAGAACGATGATTCTTGTCCTTTAAGAATCGAAAGCATAAAAAGCATTAAGACAATGTCGGATGAAGCAAAAACAAATAATGAAcaactaatttttaaaaaaattaatgaatgtaGCAGTAATACAACTGCAGATAGTTCCGAAGTTACcgctttaaaaaagaaattaacacAGAAAACtgtaaagtataataatttactcgATACATATCAAAAACAACTcatggaaaatttaaaaatgaaacagGAGTTAGATGAATTGAGAAAAACTTTAGCAAAATATGAGAAGGAAAATAAACCACCTGAACAAAAAGTTGTATCGATACAGACAGACGCTGTTACCGAGTCTGTACATAATCAGCCTCAAGATGAATCCGAGTCTACACAAACCAGCCAGtctaacaataaaatattaggtAATAGCGTCATTTCGTTAAGTTCTATAGAGCAATGGAGTTCCGGTGCTGGTAATTTATCGATATCCATGAAACCACCGGAAGTAGCTAAAACATTACAGTCTGACGATAGTATAATACTAACTGATAATACACCAGCGAAAAAGCATTCACTATCACGCGCATTTATTACCTCATCccgaattttacaaactctTTCAAGTATTACACAAGGAAAAACAAAGCCAGAAAATCCACTAACACAAAATtcgaagaaaagaataaatgtaaatgaaaCGATGGACCTTCACAGTGAAGATAGTAGTCAGCCTTCCAgctctaaaaaaagaaaaattgccgACATTATTACACCACCTAATTTTCTACAAGCTTTTATAGCTTCCGAATCTGCTACCGAATcacaatcaaaattaaacgaaatgtCTAATATAGATTCtcaatttaaaaatgcatgtgattcgataaataaaaatataaatttccaAGCAAGTTCATCTAATACTAATGCCAGTCAATTAGGAGCTACTACATCTACAACGGAAAACAAGACTAATGCTAATGACGATGCAGAAGATAATgtgaaatgttttatatatcaCGAGAATGAAAACAGTAAAGACCGtagttttcttattttagcAGAGGAACCtgaaaaagacaaaattattCATGAGAAGGGACGCATTCGAGAATGCGGTCCATTCTTACTTGGTAATATAGAAGTAAGAATGTCGGAAATAAATGGAACAATCAACATTTGGGGTAAAGaa atcaGTCAAGAATCTACTGCCGAAATTGAGACAGAAACGTCTAGTAATGCGAAAGATAAAAGTTGCCACTGGCAAAAAACATCGCATGCCAGATTTAATGGCAGTAATGTAGTATGTTCAACAAGTAGAAAATCAAAAAATCCACCTAAATTTGAACTATCTTCGGCCGCATCCAATTTTTCATGTTTGCATTCACCTTCGTTTAACATAGCAAAAGCATCTTGTTCAACAGATAAATCACATGCGGATAAATCGTATAGTCCAAATATGTTCTCTTTTGAAAACTGTGATCTCTCAAAACATCGTAACGAATGGTTAAGATGCAAACGAACACAGCCccaagaaaaattacattccTGTTGCATTCATAATACAGATACGTCAGAAGAGAAGTGCAATTGTTCTTTGCACAAGCAAAAGTtcgaagataattttaattgtagcaaagaaaaatgtaGTGGCCAGGAACATCAACGAAGTTTTTCAAAAAACCTAGAGCCTAATAAGCATTTATACGAAAATATTACCCCAGAAGAAGACCACGTTTGTAGAAATGACACATCATGTCATCATTCATTGCATAATTCAGAGAGTTGTCAAGAGCCTCATAAATGTAACAAAGAAACTTGTGAGCTATTGATAAATCgtgaatttaatgaattatgtAATCACTCTCCTAATATTTTAAGCGACGAAGAGCCATTAATATCACTACAATGTAGTGAAACACCAGAT ACGAGACGACGAAGATTAACCGGTAAAAGAGTACGAGGAATATTAATGGATCTTATACGAGGATGCGGAGATTGTTACAATCCTAATGTATCTGATAATACCAGTAAAAGCTGTATGCATAAGAAAGATTCTTATTTACGTTGTCCTCCAGAAGTGAAAATTTCACCGTGTGCATCTCCAGAACCAACGTATTCCCGAACAGGACAACCTGCTGGAAG ATGCTGTCATGCTTATGCACAGCGAATTGAATCTCAACTGGAAGAGTTCCGAATGGAAATGGAAAAGATGCGATCACGTTCAGATGCTATTCTTAATATGCTCAATATGCTTCATTCAGTAGAtacaaactaa
- the LOC139111462 gene encoding restin homolog isoform X1, with product MKKRQRLSAKNSSFSQKYSHVIHERLPTKAKSSQDSKRHSFRQSYFELPENYGYRDTSYLKKDVFDSLESLFDIKKPLKLCDVSSLTYQYCEQKSSNLFHAIKSEPNVETLFLQSFSPTNSKEYKKYDRVKIEQYAEDRIKTNEKPNLPLELSKSAELQLNDLIWNEKHFSVNMAENETPNGEIQADEENEPINEDISVNEEFAATVNDLKENETIIEQKDEDQIKDETKDENILIENKTDDKDDIEESEANDKLDEKKINDQDKIEENDLPEEQASYSISIPSKIMEDEVAESEDSVITDDIIIKLKIMNERCIQLTDEIQELKREVSELLEKPALTEEDSFIIDKKQNVLKSKLAELEQLMQKLQKTREQVELNNIEQDEVKKDKEPFEEILKKDRFEISQIQYPEDKLPRIIVCGYTDGLPKLVVADTERKGREKCYKKLTGKLTESLTMQEKLVKENAQLEDGRYKLEEVLLEKDKAVESLQKKVCGLQAQMRIIIKENMELSCQLATLNKLETRPTAYTYPDGFSSLTSPVLSARPHTSTQHKNDVYCRCKCCLQSPFVENLSPTTGTTCNSPRLTGGGSTTKDHYSADSNSLQNIEMCSRGPTVAKELLSRGTCPAELEDKLVFYNVNTKQLGEQLDSMETEVHNMKMELANVQLERQQLEQQRKLLKCTGPCAPCTCCPPPTSTCVTSAPGLPLSSIASKVPTVSAQITTQAPMCIGSCTNAAVGTSIYPQQQLRDLREQYARLQDDYKSKLCEVSCMRTEAEKLKQDTRDAKEEKERMEIKLIDVQERLKFLEAEKGKLEGYKEHLIEQEQALMVAKQRFREAQDELEEFRSLNQDQTIQLEDYRKKYLQAQQQVEEQRRQLDLMEMDNARMNENVTLEIGRVKNQFQEKLAELAPLPDILKQMQIKMQEAQQMRLLAERNCEDLSRELLGCKDKIQTLQNQLDVLRTENQALQDEKGYGKSEEMEAKCNELRHENERMKNTLTRFEEHEAQLQKRIDEKMHENTQLSSMLEQIREDSARQVARTKERCETMRKSMQGQIAEMEKQLAQCRATARAAQRDRDEIRQKMQSQVNNLNEAFKHAQGRIKSLQGHVNYLKTSYSNIFLGQGETPTNVPVDDSCDCNY from the exons ATGaag AAACGACAACGTCTGAGTGCCAAAAATTCTTCTTTCTCACAAAAATATTCCCATGTTATACACGAACGTCTACCAACAAAAGCAAAGAGTTCTCAGGATTCAAAGAGACACAGCTTCAGACAAAGCTATTTTGAGCTTCCAGAAAATTATGGATATCGTGATACGtcgtatttaaaaaaggaTGTGTTTGATTCCCTGGAATCTCTCTTTGACATAAAGAAACCATTAAAACTGTGTGATGTATCATCTTTAACATACCAGTACTGTGAACAAAAATCAAGCAACTTATTTCATGCTATAAAATCGGAACCTAACGTGgaaacattatttttgcaaagcTTTTCACCAACAAACTCCAAAgag TACAAAAAATACGACAGAGTTAAAATAGAACAATATGCAGAAGATCGTATAAAAACAAACGAAAAACCAAACCTCCCATTGGAATTGTCAAAATCGGCGGAATTGCaattaaacgatttaatttggaatgaaaaacatttctcagt aAATATGGCTGAAAATGAAACACCGAACGGCGAAATACAAGCAGACGAAGAAAACGAACCAATAAATGAGGACATTAGTGTAAACGAAGAATTTGCTGCAACAGTAAACGATCttaaagaaaacgaaacaatAATTGAACAAAAAGACGAAGATCAGATAAAAGATGAGACTAAAGATGAAAATATacttatagaaaataaaactgacgATAAAGATGATATTGAAGAAAGTGAGGCAAATGACAAACTcgacgaaaaaaagattaatgatcaagataaaattgaagaaaatgaTTTACCTGAAGAACAAGCATCCTATAGTATTTCCATTCCATCTAAAATTATGGAAG aCGAAGTGGCAGAATCTGAAGACTCTGTTATAACCgatgatataataataaaattaaaaataatgaatgaGAGATGCATTCAGTTAACAGATGAAATCCAAGAATTAAAGCGTGAAGTTTCCGAGTTATtagaa AAACCTGCGCTAACAGAAGAGGACTCATtcataattgataaaaaacaaaatgttctTAAATCAAAATTAGCTGAATTAGAgcaattaatgcaaaaattacaGAAG ACACGAGAACAAGTAGAACTAAATAACATAGAACAAGATGAGgtgaaaaaagataaagaaccATTCGAAGAGATTCTGAAAAAAGATCGCTTTGAAATATCGCAAATACAATATCCTGAAGATAA acTTCCAAGAATAATTGTTTGTGGTTACACGGACGGGCTTCCAAAACTCGTGGTAGCGGATACTGAAAGGAAAGGcagagaaaaatgttataaaaaattaactggaAAATTAACAGAATCTTTAACGATGCAAGAAAAATTAGTTAAAGAAAATGCGCAGCTGGAAGATGGAAG GTACAAACTAGAAGAAGTGTTgttagaaaaagataaagctGTTGAAAGTTTACAAAAGAAGGTATGCGGTCTACAAGCACAAATGCGtataattatcaaagaaaatatGGAGTTGAGCTGTCAATTAGCTACTTTGAATAAACTAGAGACTAGACCTACTGCTTACACCTACCCAGATGGATTTTCTTCATTAACATCACCGGTGTTATCTGCGCGTCCGCATACTAGTACACAACACAAGAACGACGTTTATTGCCGATGCAAGTGCTGTTTACAATCACCATTTGTTGAAAACTTATCGCCTACAACAGGAACTACATGCA ATTCACCGAGACTTACAGGAGGTGGTTCAACAACAAAAGATCATTATTCTGCAGATAGCAACAGTTTGCAAAACATAGAGATGTGTTCTAGAGGCCCAACCGTTGCCAAGGAACTGCTTTCTCGGGGAACGTGTCCTGCAGAATTAGAAGATAAACTTGTGTTTTATAACGTTAACACTAAACAatta ggAGAACAATTAGATAGTATGGAAACTGAGGTACATAACATGAAAATGGAATTAGCAAATGTACAACTGGAACGGCAACAATTGGAACAACAACGTAAGTTACTAAAATGCACAGGACCTTGTGCACCATGTACTTGTTGCCCACCTCCAACTTCGACATGTGTGACATCCGCACCGGGACTTCCGTTATCGTCTATTGCCTCAAAAGTTCCTACTGTGTCTGCTCAA ATAACTACACAGGCTCCCATGTGCATTGGTTCTTGTACAAACGCAGCTGTG GGTACCAGTATTTACCCTCAACAGCAATTGCGCGATCTTCGCGAACAATATGCCCGGCTTCAGGATGATTATAAAAGCAAGTTATGCGAAGTATCATGTATGAGAACAGAAGCGGAGAAACTCAAGCAAGATACGCGCGATGcaaaagaagagaaggagcgcatggaaataaaattaatagatgtTCAAGAACGATTAAAGTTCTTAGAAGCTGAAAAGGGAAAACTCGaag GTTATAAGGAACATCTCATTGAGCAAGAACAGGCTCTGATGGTAGCTAAGCAACGATTTCGAGAAGCGCAAGATGAATTAGAAGAGTTTCGTTCTTTGAATCAAGATCAAACTATCCAACTGGAGGATTATCGCAAGAAAtatttgcaa gcCCAACAACAAGTAGAGGAACAACGCAGACAGCTAGATCTTATGGAAATGGATAATGCGCGAATGAATGAGAATGTTACTTTGGAAATTGGACGTGTTAAA AATCAATTTCAAGAGAAATTAGCCGAGCTTGCGCCGTTGCCCGATATCTTAAAAcagatgcaaataaaaatgcaagaaGCACAACAGATGCGCTTACTTGCTGAACGTAACTGTGAAGATTTATCGCGGGAATTATTAGGATGTAAAGACAAGATTCAAACTTTACAAAATCAGTTGGACGTATTGCGCACTGAAAATCAGGCACTTCAG GATGAAAAAGGATACGGCAAATCCGAAGAGATGGAAGCAAAGTGCAACGAGTTGCGACACGAAAACGAAAGAATGAAGAATACTTTGACACGATTCGAAGAACATGAAGCACAGTTACAAAAGCGCATCGACGAGAAAATGCACGAAAATACGCAATTGTCATCGATGTTGGAACag ATAAGAGAGGATTCCGCTCGACAAGTAGCGAGAACAAAAGAGCGATGCGAAACCATGCGGAAATCGATGCAAGGCCAGATTGCCGAAATGGAGAAGCAATTGGCGCAGTGTAGAGCAACAGCACGTGCCGCACAACGAGATAGAGATGAG ATCAGGCAAAAGATGCAGAGTCAAGTAAATAACTTGAACGAGGCATTTAAACACGCGCAAGGCCGTATAAAATCATTACAAGGTCACGTTAATTATCTCAAGACTTCTTATAGCAATATCTTTCTCGGCCAAGGAGAAACACCAACAAATGTACCAGTAGATGATTCCTGCGACTGCAACTATTAA